A stretch of Zootoca vivipara chromosome 13, rZooViv1.1, whole genome shotgun sequence DNA encodes these proteins:
- the LOC118078904 gene encoding olfactory receptor 14C36-like, translated as MTNQTTATEFLLMAFSDDRDAQILHSVMFLFIYLTTLVGNILIMTTVALDHHLHRPMYFFLTNLSFLDVCYISTTVPKSIAISLTNNKLISFAGCVTQVFLVITFVGAEITLLTVMTYDRYVAICYPLQYRLIMNWEACIQMAAASWISSMVHAFLETTVTFKLSFCRSNIIGQFFCDMPQLQKISCSDTKVCEVLSFVLGLSVSSFCIVFIFASYGFIFSVVLRTPSAQSRCKALSTCTPHLAVFSLFLITAVFSYLRPKSLSSPTVDLVSAILYTVLPPVLNPIIYILRNKDIQKAVWLIPSKLKSFIA; from the coding sequence ATGACCAACCAAACTACTGCAACAGAGTTCCTTCTGATGGCATTTTCGGATGATCGTGATGCACAGATTTTGCATTCCGTGATGTTTCTCTTCATTTACTTAACAACCTTAGTGGGGAATATTCTCATCATGACTACTGTGGCCCTAGACCACCACCTACACAGGCCCATGTATTTCTTTTTGACTAACTTGTCATTTTTAGATGTTTGCTACATCTCCACTACTGTGCCCAAATCCATAGCCATTTCACTGACAAACAACAAACTGATTTCTTTTGCTGGATGTGTCACACAGGTCTTCTTAGTGATCACATTTGTTGGTGCTGAGATTACCTTGCTCACTGTCATGACTTATGACCGTTATGTAGCAATCTGCTACCCACTCCAGTATAGGCTAATCATGAACTGGGAGGCCTGTATTCAAATGGCAGCTGCTTCCTGGATAAGCAGCATGGTTCATGCATTTCTGGAAACAACTGTCACCTTCAAATTAAGCTTCTGCCGCTCCAATATTATTGGGCAGTTTTTCTGTGACATGCCTCAGTTACAAAAGATTTCTTGCAGCGATACTAAAGTTTGTGAAGTTTTGTCCTTTGTCCTTGGGCTCAGTGTGTCCTCCTTTTGTATTGTGTTCATCTTTGCTTCTTATGGCTTCATCTTCTCAGTTGTACTGAGGACTCCATCTGCCCAAAGCAGATGTAAAGCTTTATCTACCTGCACTCCACACCTggctgttttttctttatttctcatcACAGCTGTGTTTTCCTACCTGAGACCTAAATCACTTTCCTCTCCCACTGTGGACCTGGTTTCTGCTATATTGTATACGGTGTTGCCACCGGTTCTGAATCCCATCATTTACATCCTCAGGAACAAGGACATACAGAAAGCAGTGTGGCTAATACCTTCAAAATTAAAAAGCTTCATTGCATAA